The Methanomassiliicoccales archaeon genomic interval GAAATGGCACGCGGAGTCCTTACGCCCCAAGAGATAATCGATTCACTCGCTGCAGGGATGAATGAGGTTGGGATCAGGTTCGAGAGGGGTCGCCTTTTCCTTCCTCATGTAATGGTAGCTGCAAATGCGATGACCTCGGGAGTAAAGATCATTGAAAAGGATCTTCCCAAAGGTGAAGCAGGCAAAAGCCTAGGCGTGATTGTGACTGGAACAGTTGAAGGGGACGTCCATGACATTGGAAAATCAATCGTCTCCACTATGTTGCAGTGCGCTGGATATGAAGTACACGATCTAGGTAGGGATGTACCAACAAAGAACTTCATTGACACTATAAAGGACAAAAATGCAGATATGGTAGGCTTGTCCGCCTTGATGACCACATCAATGCAAACCCAGAAAGAAGTTATCGAGGTCTTAGTTGAAAAGGGTTTGAGAAAGAATGTAAAGGTGATGGTCGGCGGTGCACCAGCGACACAATCATGGGCTGAAAAGATTGGTGCTGATGGCTATGGAGAGAACGCGAGTGAAGCGGTTAAGAAGGCCGGAGAACTTCTCAAGAAGAAGTGAGAATTGTAAACTTGATCAAGGAGGAAAGATAAATGTCAAACGAATATGCAATTAGAATGGGAGATGGCAAGAGAGTCTATCTCTCAAAGAAGCAAATCATAGAAGATGTTGCCGCAGGGTCTGAAGATGC includes:
- a CDS encoding B12-binding domain-containing protein; protein product: EMARGVLTPQEIIDSLAAGMNEVGIRFERGRLFLPHVMVAANAMTSGVKIIEKDLPKGEAGKSLGVIVTGTVEGDVHDIGKSIVSTMLQCAGYEVHDLGRDVPTKNFIDTIKDKNADMVGLSALMTTSMQTQKEVIEVLVEKGLRKNVKVMVGGAPATQSWAEKIGADGYGENASEAVKKAGELLKKK